The sequence below is a genomic window from Acetobacter vaccinii.
GGCTGGTGCCTCTGGCTGTGGTCTGGGACCACAGGCGCGCGCAGGGGGCTGCTGCGCGTTGGCTGCGGCAAAGGCTAGGCGCGGATATGATGACCTGGAAAACACCAAACCCCTGAGGCAGCTTTGTTGTGAGAAGGGTTTGTCCAGAACGCCGCCGCTGGATACGCACCAGAAGGTTGGAGGGAATGGGAACATAGTATTTGCGAATGGTTCTTAACTATGCTAATCCACGGGCTTCTCTCACGTACAGTCAGGCGACCCGCAGGGTGGACAGGACACGAATCAACACACTGTTTATCAACCACCGGCGCGAACTGGCGGATTATGTTGGCAGGCAGTTGAATGACCGCGATCTTGCCGCGGATTTCGTGCAGGAAACCTTTATCCGCTTCATGGAGCACGGGGACACACTGCCTGCGGAATCCTGCCGGGCATTTTTATACAGCACGGTGCGTCATCTTGTTATCGACCATGTGCGTGCCCTGCGCCGCCGCAAGACAGATGCCGTCCCGACGGAAGACCTGGTCCATATTGTCGATGACCGACCCTGCGCGGAGGATGTCATGGCTGCGCGGGAGAGAATA
It includes:
- a CDS encoding RNA polymerase sigma factor; amino-acid sequence: MDRTRINTLFINHRRELADYVGRQLNDRDLAADFVQETFIRFMEHGDTLPAESCRAFLYSTVRHLVIDHVRALRRRKTDAVPTEDLVHIVDDRPCAEDVMAARERIRQIAALLDDLPQLTRRIFVLNRVTGLSYRVVAARLHVSESTVQKHLATVLRHLLLHLPC